The Methylococcus sp. Mc7 genomic sequence ATGCCGGCGGACTGGACGTCCCACTGGACCTGGACGCCGGTAGCCTCGATGACCTTGACGGCGGCGTCGACGATGGAGGGGCCGATGCCGTCGCCGGGGATGAGGGTGATCTTGTGCATGGAGACTTTCCTTGGAGTTTGAGGTAACCGTCCGATTATCCGACAGACACCGGCAAAAATTAAGCCGCGTCAGACTTGGGCTTCAGAAGCCGTCGAATTCGGCGACGACCGGTGCGTGGTCCGAGGGACGCTCGAGCTTGCGCGGCGCCTTGTCGATGGTGCAGGCGGTGCAGCGTTCGGCGAGCTGCGGGGAGGCGAGGATGTGGTCGATACGGAGCCCCAGGTTGCGGCGGAAGCCGGCGGCGCGGTAGTCCCACCAGGAGAAGCTCCCATCGGGCTGCTCGAAGCGGCGGAACAGATCGGACAGCCCCAGCCCGGCCAAGGCGCGGAAGGCATCGCGTTCGGGCGTGCTGCACAGGATCTTTTCGCGCCAGCTTTCCGGGTCGTGCACGTCGCGGTCTTCCGGCGCGATGTTGAAGTCGCCCAGCACCACCGCATGGGGGTGCGTCTCCATTTCGCCGGCGACGAAATCGCGGATCTTCGCCAGCCAGTCGAGCTTGTAGGCGTATTTGTCCGAGCCGACTTCGCTGCCGTTGGGGACGTACAGGTTGATGACGCGCAAGGGCCCCGCGGTCACCGCCAGGATGCGGCGTTGCGGATCGTCCAGATTCGGGGGATCGGTCTGCGCGTCCTCGACCGGT encodes the following:
- the xth gene encoding exodeoxyribonuclease III, whose product is MKIATWNVNSLRIRLPQVLDWLESAQPDLLAVQETKLTDDAFPVGELRAAGYHAAYSGQKTYNGVAVFSKTPVEDAQTDPPNLDDPQRRILAVTAGPLRVINLYVPNGSEVGSDKYAYKLDWLAKIRDFVAGEMETHPHAVVLGDFNIAPEDRDVHDPESWREKILCSTPERDAFRALAGLGLSDLFRRFEQPDGSFSWWDYRAAGFRRNLGLRIDHILASPQLAERCTACTIDKAPRKLERPSDHAPVVAEFDGF